In a genomic window of Maricaulis maris MCS10:
- a CDS encoding acetate/propionate family kinase, which yields MRVLTINCGSSSVRLAVHDVVGNRVTERVRISCGKIGHNEARIKFRAKDANTAENWRYKLETHHQAVHHLLYLLDSEHWLDDVEVVGHRFVHDGGFFSQPVLIGPTARSQLERAARFAPLHMPASLEALDAAAVRLGKLPQYAVFDTHFHHNLPDLAQDTGLPRDFVSHPVRRYGFHGLSCEYVLDWFQSQGPEQLPSRLIVAHLGSGASATAILNGQSVDTTMGLTPVSGLPMATRSGDIDFGAALYVAENLDMTVCALRKLLNENAGLSGLSGLSGDMHELIERVAEQPSARDAVDYFCYHTAKHIAGLTVPLGGLDGIVFTGGIGAGSTEIRERICQRLTHFGLDMRNLKKSGNKAPHLEGAKGTKVFAVRCDENAVIARHVSGLRSTLPNI from the coding sequence ATGCGTGTTTTGACGATCAATTGCGGTTCCTCGAGCGTTCGCCTCGCCGTCCATGATGTGGTTGGAAATCGGGTAACCGAACGCGTAAGGATCTCATGCGGGAAGATTGGCCACAACGAAGCGCGCATAAAGTTCCGAGCGAAAGATGCCAATACGGCAGAAAACTGGCGATACAAACTGGAAACGCACCATCAGGCCGTTCACCACCTTCTCTACCTGTTAGACAGCGAGCATTGGCTCGACGACGTTGAGGTGGTCGGACACAGATTCGTCCATGATGGCGGGTTTTTTAGCCAACCTGTGTTGATCGGGCCAACGGCACGCTCGCAGCTCGAGCGTGCCGCCCGCTTTGCGCCTCTACATATGCCCGCCAGTCTCGAGGCGCTCGATGCGGCCGCCGTCCGCCTGGGCAAGTTGCCGCAATATGCCGTGTTCGATACCCATTTTCATCATAACTTGCCGGACCTCGCCCAAGACACAGGATTGCCCAGAGATTTCGTGTCGCATCCAGTAAGGCGCTACGGTTTTCACGGCCTGTCCTGCGAATATGTTTTGGATTGGTTTCAGTCCCAGGGGCCAGAGCAATTGCCTTCACGGCTTATCGTCGCGCATTTGGGGTCAGGAGCCTCCGCCACAGCCATTCTCAACGGTCAAAGCGTGGACACGACTATGGGGCTAACGCCCGTCTCCGGTCTACCGATGGCGACCCGGTCCGGCGACATTGATTTTGGCGCCGCGCTCTATGTTGCGGAGAATTTAGACATGACCGTCTGCGCGCTTCGAAAATTGCTCAATGAGAATGCTGGATTGAGCGGACTTTCGGGTCTGTCTGGCGATATGCATGAACTCATCGAGCGCGTCGCCGAACAGCCTTCAGCACGCGATGCGGTAGACTACTTTTGTTATCATACCGCGAAGCACATCGCCGGCTTGACCGTGCCGTTAGGTGGGCTGGACGGAATAGTGTTTACAGGGGGTATCGGTGCCGGCAGCACAGAGATTCGGGAGCGTATTTGCCAGCGACTTACTCATTTCGGGCTCGACATGCGCAATTTAAAAAAATCGGGGAACAAAGCTCCGCATCTCGAAGGCGCTAAGGGCACAAAAGTTTTTGCAGTTCGGTGCGATGAGAACGCGGTGATTGCGCGGCATGTGAGTGGCCTGCGCTCTACGTTACCCAATATTTGA
- a CDS encoding ribose-phosphate pyrophosphokinase → MPPLVFAFDDSAQIARRIAEELSAETGHLFSKAFPDDETYLRFDTPVANREVVLVCSLDRPDKKFLPLVFAAATARELGARRVVLIAPYLAYMRQDNRFQPGEAVSSTYFAKSLSAWFDGLVTIDPHLHRYHDLSEVYDIPNRVLHAADTIAAWIAEHVPGALIVGPDSESEQWVSAVAQTAGVPFTVLHKTRHGDRDVEISLPKVEVWQDRIPILVDDIISTARTMIETVGNLQKAGLPPPVCIGVHAIFADDAFLALHEAGARHILTCDTVRHPTNEISVAPLVAAGCSDLLVELSSNADAPK, encoded by the coding sequence ATGCCCCCGCTAGTATTTGCGTTTGATGACAGCGCTCAAATTGCCCGCCGCATCGCAGAGGAATTGTCAGCGGAAACCGGCCATCTCTTCTCAAAGGCCTTCCCGGATGACGAGACTTATCTACGGTTCGACACGCCAGTAGCAAACCGCGAAGTGGTCTTAGTTTGCAGCCTGGATCGACCGGACAAGAAATTCCTACCGCTCGTCTTCGCGGCGGCAACGGCCAGAGAACTCGGGGCGCGCCGTGTCGTGCTGATCGCACCATACTTAGCCTATATGCGTCAGGATAACCGGTTTCAGCCAGGCGAGGCGGTCTCTTCTACCTATTTCGCGAAAAGCCTGAGCGCGTGGTTTGACGGCCTTGTCACAATTGACCCGCATCTTCACCGCTACCACGATTTATCGGAGGTTTACGACATCCCCAACCGCGTGCTCCACGCTGCCGATACGATCGCGGCATGGATCGCCGAGCACGTTCCCGGAGCCTTAATTGTCGGACCCGACAGCGAGAGCGAACAATGGGTGAGTGCTGTAGCCCAAACCGCGGGTGTGCCGTTCACCGTCCTGCACAAAACCCGCCACGGTGATCGTGATGTCGAGATTTCCCTACCCAAAGTCGAGGTATGGCAAGATCGTATTCCTATTTTGGTTGATGATATCATTTCTACCGCCCGCACGATGATCGAGACGGTTGGTAATCTTCAAAAGGCAGGCCTGCCGCCACCAGTTTGTATCGGGGTTCACGCTATTTTTGCCGACGACGCGTTCCTGGCACTTCATGAGGCAGGGGCCCGGCACATCCTTACTTGTGACACTGTCCGCCACCCAACAAACGAAATCTCCGTTGCGCCTTTGGTTGCCGCAGGGTGTAGCGATTTACTGGTCGAACTTTCGTCGAACGCGGACGCACCCAAATAA
- a CDS encoding thymidine phosphorylase family protein: MTKMIDISAMPAELSEKNTLTARRLGIDTHEHAVIYMRADCHICRAEGFNNHARIKVSGPSNKAIIATLNLVVTDLLSPGQIGLSETAWLRLQLNEGDPVRLIHPAPLLSLSAVRAKIFGEPLDQNNLDAIVGDIAAGRFSDIHLSAFLTASAAHEQSFEEIRDLTLSMVNVGQRLDWGRAPIVDKHCVGGLPGNRTTPIVVAICVAAGLTMPKTSSRAITSPAGTADTMETLAPVELDVSAMRRVVETVGGCIVWGGAVALSPVDDTLIRIERALDIDSDGQLVASVLSKKIAAGATHLVIDMPVGPTAKVRTEEAAARLEGLFARVGSNLGLNLKIMRTDGSQPVGRGIGPALEAWDVLAVLNNEGHNVPDLTVQATLLAGELLEMGQAAPAGRGAELATELLVNGRAWRAFEAICEAQGGFREPPTAPHYQVIQSPRDGVVGRIDNRRLAKAAKLAGAPASKAAGIVLHAKLGSQMVKGQPLYSLHSQSLGELSYAHDYLASQPEIIEIEEEQCPR, encoded by the coding sequence ATGACGAAAATGATTGACATCAGTGCAATGCCGGCAGAGTTGAGCGAGAAAAACACGCTCACAGCTCGAAGGTTAGGGATCGATACGCATGAGCACGCCGTTATCTATATGCGTGCCGACTGTCACATTTGCCGAGCGGAAGGGTTCAATAACCACGCGCGTATAAAGGTAAGCGGTCCGTCAAACAAAGCGATCATTGCGACCCTAAATCTGGTTGTAACCGATCTGTTGTCGCCGGGTCAGATCGGTCTGTCTGAAACCGCTTGGCTAAGATTGCAATTGAACGAGGGCGACCCAGTTCGACTTATTCACCCTGCGCCGCTTTTGTCATTGAGCGCTGTTAGAGCCAAGATTTTTGGCGAGCCGTTGGACCAGAATAATCTGGACGCAATCGTCGGAGACATCGCAGCAGGCCGGTTTTCTGATATTCATCTTTCTGCATTTCTCACCGCCAGTGCTGCCCACGAACAGAGCTTCGAGGAAATCCGTGATCTCACACTCTCGATGGTCAATGTCGGCCAGCGTTTAGACTGGGGACGCGCACCGATCGTGGACAAGCATTGCGTTGGCGGGTTACCGGGCAATCGCACGACACCAATTGTTGTCGCTATCTGCGTGGCCGCTGGCTTGACCATGCCCAAAACATCCTCGCGGGCGATTACGTCACCAGCGGGCACCGCCGATACAATGGAGACTCTCGCGCCGGTAGAGCTTGATGTTTCGGCCATGCGGCGCGTCGTTGAGACGGTGGGCGGATGTATCGTTTGGGGTGGTGCGGTTGCGTTGAGCCCCGTGGACGACACCTTGATCCGAATAGAACGCGCGCTCGACATCGACAGCGATGGCCAGTTAGTCGCCTCGGTCTTGTCGAAGAAAATCGCGGCGGGCGCTACTCATTTGGTGATCGATATGCCCGTCGGCCCGACCGCCAAAGTGCGAACTGAAGAAGCGGCAGCAAGACTAGAGGGGCTCTTCGCGCGCGTAGGCTCCAATCTTGGTCTCAACTTGAAGATTATGCGGACGGATGGCTCGCAACCGGTTGGACGTGGTATTGGGCCGGCATTGGAGGCGTGGGATGTGCTGGCCGTTCTCAACAATGAGGGACACAACGTTCCAGACCTAACCGTTCAAGCGACTCTGCTTGCCGGCGAGCTTCTAGAAATGGGCCAGGCAGCGCCGGCAGGCCGTGGAGCAGAGCTCGCGACCGAACTATTGGTCAATGGCAGGGCATGGCGTGCATTTGAAGCAATATGCGAAGCCCAGGGCGGGTTTCGTGAGCCGCCGACGGCGCCTCACTATCAAGTCATTCAATCACCGCGCGATGGTGTCGTCGGACGGATCGATAATCGACGACTCGCCAAGGCGGCTAAGCTGGCGGGTGCGCCAGCGTCGAAGGCCGCCGGCATCGTGTTGCACGCGAAACTGGGAAGCCAAATGGTTAAAGGACAACCGCTTTACTCGCTGCATTCCCAGTCACTCGGTGAACTCTCTTACGCTCACGACTACCTCGCGAGCCAACCTGAAATCATCGAGATCGAGGAAGAACAATGCCCCCGCTAG
- a CDS encoding MBL fold metallo-hydrolase RNA specificity domain-containing protein has translation MEISLRFLGAAGTVTGSKYRLDLGTHKWLIDCGLFQGHRSLRERNWRHPAINPSELRGVLLTHAHIDHSGYLPVLTKSGFAGPVYATRATVDLCRILLPDSGFLQEKDAEFANRHGTSRHRPAKPLYTRADAEDALALFKGLDFGDFQELGHGFAARFHPAGHILGAAVIELDLPNGKTAVFSGDLGRPNSATMLRPETVTHADYLIVESTYGNRKHKDIEVEDLLAEIVSITAKRGGTIIVPAFAVGRAQSLLYHLSQLKRDKRIPDLPIFLDSPMAINASELFCEHIDGHRLSAAECRQACDVATYVRSTEDSKALTTNRMPKIIISASGMATGGRVVHHIKNYVSDPRNALLFTGFQAAGTRGRAIVDGAQSVKIHGQNLPVRASVHNLDSLSAHADADEIIAWLSQFGSAPEMTFITHGEPVATASLKARIEQELSWPCHAPVLDEKVELS, from the coding sequence GCAGGAACAGTGACCGGATCCAAATACCGCCTCGATCTTGGAACGCACAAATGGTTGATTGATTGCGGGCTCTTCCAAGGTCATCGGTCGTTAAGAGAGAGAAATTGGCGACATCCGGCGATCAATCCGTCGGAACTAAGAGGGGTGCTTCTCACCCACGCTCATATCGATCATTCCGGCTACCTACCCGTTTTGACAAAATCCGGTTTTGCTGGACCGGTGTATGCGACACGAGCAACAGTCGACCTCTGTCGTATCCTACTACCGGATAGTGGGTTCTTGCAGGAAAAAGATGCGGAGTTTGCGAATAGACACGGCACGTCTCGCCATCGCCCGGCCAAGCCACTTTACACCCGTGCAGATGCCGAAGATGCCCTAGCATTATTCAAGGGTTTGGACTTTGGCGATTTTCAAGAACTCGGCCACGGCTTCGCGGCCAGGTTTCATCCTGCTGGCCATATCCTTGGCGCAGCTGTCATCGAGCTGGACCTACCCAATGGAAAAACAGCAGTCTTCTCCGGCGATCTAGGGCGACCCAATAGTGCGACGATGTTGAGGCCAGAAACCGTCACCCACGCGGATTATCTAATCGTTGAGTCTACGTACGGAAACCGAAAACACAAAGACATTGAGGTTGAAGATCTCCTCGCCGAGATCGTGTCGATAACCGCCAAGCGTGGCGGCACGATTATTGTGCCTGCCTTTGCGGTTGGGCGCGCTCAATCTCTGCTCTACCACCTCAGTCAGCTCAAGCGCGACAAACGCATACCGGATCTGCCAATTTTCTTGGACAGTCCGATGGCCATCAATGCCAGCGAGCTTTTTTGCGAGCATATTGACGGGCATCGCCTTAGCGCGGCCGAGTGCCGCCAAGCCTGTGATGTCGCGACCTATGTGCGCTCGACAGAAGATTCAAAAGCCCTGACCACCAACCGGATGCCCAAAATCATCATCTCCGCGAGTGGAATGGCGACCGGCGGGCGTGTCGTACATCACATCAAGAACTACGTGTCAGACCCTCGAAATGCACTTTTGTTCACAGGCTTTCAGGCTGCAGGCACGCGAGGACGCGCGATCGTGGATGGCGCACAGAGCGTTAAAATCCACGGGCAAAACCTGCCCGTTCGAGCAAGCGTTCATAATCTCGATTCGCTCTCTGCTCACGCCGATGCTGATGAAATCATCGCATGGTTGAGCCAGTTTGGATCTGCGCCGGAGATGACCTTCATCACACATGGTGAACCTGTCGCAACGGCGTCGCTGAAAGCTCGTATCGAGCAAGAATTGAGCTGGCCGTGCCACGCGCCCGTGCTGGATGAGAAGGTCGAGTTGTCATGA